The following coding sequences lie in one Haematobia irritans isolate KBUSLIRL chromosome 3, ASM5000362v1, whole genome shotgun sequence genomic window:
- the fs(1)Ya gene encoding female sterile (1) Young arrest: MRLPEDVICKVCKSVFCCAKCRYKHEIKNHAILARKPIMISTSTSNNINNNGGKNVCTTTSTLVRCDEEPIAEEEEISLPMGAYEEIYLFCPICERRPLPLHSEIYTEMLIHLETHHLPLRCEKCSKMYYNITDLKEFTKCMTQSTAVCQAQGSNVSNQTCYTDEASKVTVTRADMHSTQVSPMRRQDFNDTHMTPISIINMRWKAKSSKIQEEFISDSVSSIKNISSISNSSSIQRNHVGVSSAIKGKVIRSTSTPVHLEMVFAKPKEQTFNATGAGHMSSIYNSDSEISPALPQSNSQAIEPINRYRRVGNGRPRMSAVTPLRQVMSKSIQKAFAEHGLPAASTAVRGGSIATLQRKKMFDSTSSPGLGDCPGDGATSLHQSPAPPALDLRLSPAVRRSHSESEESQIYSDQNRLQRNDLPNMRRKILLSAQKLTTESIVITRTEHLSSVSSSSNTGTSSNGSINSIKPQTSSVTNSSYQSMGSNSSSGSVFKSCRSVEIITATTEQIQKIESVNEATNPVRNPLPPITPITRIPGAVINKKLIKFETPKVESQESRESQNSPSDVFFTPNATPISKSKVTPDKSGNSSDSQRIRKRLVPKNLSGRFCSPRKPSIKECAHSTAFSRIENVTDTFDINTTDDIVDDEVFTPEESVKSVRKVEEVKTKQNQSGLWSIMSSVMRLPSRKGSYMKLSPNNESPVLTDANSNSIIKRCASIAGSLVRSKPLVDENEIGSLKRKRTFTTSEQSTSAYLAQLHNTDATSPTSDGLNTSSKRFRIQGRRPIDRMRLNS; this comes from the exons ATGCGTTTACCAGAGGAT GTAATTTGCAAAGTATGTAAGAGTGTTTTTTGTTGTGCAAAGTGTCGTTATaaacatgaaataaaaaaccACGCCATTCTTGCTCGCAAACCAATTATGATAAGTACGAGTACCAGCAACAACATCAATAATAATGGAGGCAAAAATGTATGTACCACCACATCTACCCTTGTTAGGTGTGATGAAGAGCCTATTGCTGAGGAGGAAGAAATTTCATTGCCCATGGGTGCGTACGAGGAGATTTATCTATTCTGTCCAATATGTGAGAGGCGACCACTTCCCCTTCATAGTGAAATCTATACGGAAATGTTAATACATTTGGAAACCCATCATTTACCATTGCGATGTGAGAAGTGTTCGAAGATGTATTACAATATCACTGATCTCAAAGAATTCACCAAATGCATGACTCAGTCTACGGCTGTTTGTCAAGCACAGGGTTCGAACGTCTCCAATCAAACATGTTATACGGACGAGGCGTCAAAGGTGACTGTTACTCGAGCTGATATGCATTCGACACAGGTTTCTCCAATGCGTCGACAAGATTTCAATGATACTCACATGACACCAATATCAATAATTAATATGCGCTGGAAGGCGAAAAGTAGTAAAATTCAGGAAGAGTTTATTAGCGACAGTGTTTCCTCGATTAAGAATATATCTTCGATTAGTAACAGTTCATCAATTCAACGTAACCATGTTGGTGTATCATCGGCGATAAAGGGAAAAGTTATACGTTCTACATCAACCCCTGTTCATTTGGAAATGGTTTTCGCTAAACCCAAGGAGCAGACTTTTAATGCTACAGGTGCTGGTCACATGTCTAGCATATACAATAGTGATTCCGAGATAAGTCCAGCATTGCCACAGTCAAACAG CCAAGCTATTGAACCCATAAACCGCTATCGAAGAGTTGGTAATGGTCGACCTCGAATGTCAGCCGTGACACCATTGCGTCAGGTCATGTCGAAGAGTATTCAAAAGGCATTTGCCGAACATGGTCTACCCGCAGCATCAACAGCAGTTAGGGGCGGATCCATAGCGACATTACAACGCAAGAAAATGTTTGACTCTACTTCTTCGCCCGGCTTAGGAGATTGTCCTGGTGATGGAGCAACGTCTTTGCATCAGTCGCCTGCGCCTCCTGCTCTGGATTTGCGCCTTTCGCCTGCTGTGCGTCGTAGTCACAGTGAATCAGAAGAGTCTCAAATTTATTCCGATCAAAATAGATTGCAAAGAAACGATTTGCCCAATATGAGACGTAAAATCTTATTATCCGCTCAAAAACTGACCACCGAATCCATTGTAATTACTCGTACCGAACATCTTTCGAGTGTATCGTCATCATCCAACACCGGAACCAGTTCTAACGGCAGCATAAATTCTATTAAACCACAAACATCATCAGTAACTAATTCATCATATCAATCGATGGGTTCAAATAGTTCCAGTGGTTCTGTATTTAAATCTTGTCGCAGCGTTGAAATTATTACAGCAACCAcagaacaaatacaaaaaattgagtCTGTGAATGAAGCAACGAATCCTGTTCGTAATCCATTACCCCCCATTACACCCATAACACGCATTCCAGGGGCAGTTATAaataagaaattaattaaattcgaAACTCCAAAAGTGGAATCCCAAGAATCGCGCGAATCGCAAAATTCCCCTTCTGATGTATTTTTTACGCCAAACGCCACACCTATAAGTAAGAGCAAAGTTACTCCAGACAAAAGTGGAAATTCTTCCGATAGCCAAAGAATCCGAAAACGTTTAGTACCAAAAAATCTTAGCGGACGTTTTTGTTCACCACGTAAACCTTCAATAAAAGAATGTGCTCATAGCACTGCATTCAGTcgcatagaaaatgttaccgaTACTTTTGACATTAATACTACTGATGATATTGTTGACGATGAAGTTTTTACTCCCGAAGAATCTGTAAAATCTGTACGAAAAGTGGAagaagtaaaaacaaaacaaaatcaatcTGGGCTATGGTCAATAATGAGCTCGGTAATGCGCTTGCCATCACGCAAGGGATCCTATATGAAATTATCACCTAACAATGAATCACCTGTTCTAACAGACGCTAATTCCAATTCCATTATAAAAAGGTGTGCTTCCATAGCAG GTTCATTGGTTCGTTCGAAGCCATTAGTAGATGAAAATGAAATAGGTTCTCTTAAACGAAAAAGAACATTTACCACCAGTGAACAATCGACTTCAGCATACTTGGCACAATTGCATAATACCGATGCTACATCGCCCACTTCAGATGGACTTAACACTTCATCGAAACGTTTTCGTATTCAAGGTCGACGACCTATCGATCGTATGCGTTTGAATAGTTAA
- the LOC142230711 gene encoding uncharacterized protein LOC142230711 gives MEAFNNCRICLETINHEPIKMTRAIIKFLESAIRMEHIARKFEHVNPKLNLCAACFNKLSEFQDFHEQCKEANDFWKTQFPSRKEENCGDVSITITDNNQVDQENTGTKTSVDINNMISQKYEIHLEEAEYQESKTTEDEDDEVLLSLPVTTMNYCDGSTERENQNVDVNVEKIDGDEDWHANNDENSEIDMVNGGDASCEPENYKEDQAVEEYEFDELCEENVIQEEDFINATLDTNQKNMVEKENSAIKENTTFVYAVVDDDDGSGSCSLIQEYTVQEGKATMEVPAQTVGASSNTYIVRTVLDDNGKLKKSYQCQHCDRCFDRIYDIESHYNIHTDVKPYKCNICGKSFRQKNILTTHQAALHFGKKIECDECGKKFARRSQLILHYRMHRDEKPFVCEYEDCKAAFRQRQHLVDHLFIHTNTKNFQCPTCDKAFQTRKRLQDHIYKVHSYHRYVCNKCDKMFLKPHMLKNHLKNHHKIDVDDVSHLKVIVDPAKQMQK, from the exons ATGGAAGCTTTTAATAATTGTCGAATTTGTCTCGAAACAATCAATCATGAACCAATCAAAATGACTCGAGCCATAATTAAATTCCTAGAGTCAGCAATACGTATGGAACACATTGCAAGGAAGTTTGAACATGTAAATCCCAAATTGAACCTTTGCGCTGCATGTTTCAATAAATTATCTGAATTCCAAGATTTCCATGAGCAATGCAAAGAGGCCAACGATTTTTGGAAGACACAATTTCCTAGCAGGAAGGAGGAAAACTGTGGCGACGTAAGTATTACTATCACAGATAATAACCAAGTGGACCAGGAGAATACTGGTACAAAGACATCGGTCGATATCAATAATATGATATCGCAAAAATACGAAATACATTTAGAGGAGGCCGAATATCAGGAATCTAAAACTACAGAAGACGAAGACGACGAAGTACTTCTTTCGCTACCAGTGACGACAATGAATTACTGTGATGGATCGACCGAAAgggaaaatcaaaatgtcgatgTAAATGTGGAGAAAATCGATGGCGATGAAGACTGGCACGCAAATAACGATGAAAATAGTGAAATAGATATGGTGAATGGCGGAGATGCCAGTTGTGAACCAGAGAATTACAAAGAAGATCAAGCAGTGGAAGAATACGAATTTGACGAACTATGCGAGGAAAACGTCATACAGGAGGAAGATTTTATAAATGCCACTTTGGatacaaaccaaaaaaatatgGTAGAAAAAGAGAATTCTGCAATAAAAGAGAACACAACATTTGTATACGCTGTagtagatgatgatgatggtagtGGGTCCTGTTCTTTAATACAAGAGTATACTGTCCAGGAAGGAAAAGCTACAATGGAAGTCCCAGCCCAAACTGTAGGAGCATCCTCTAATACTTACATAGTTAGAACTGTTCTAGACGACAATGGGAAGCTTAAGAAATCCTATCAGTGCCAACATTGCG ATAGATGCTTTGATCGTATTTACGATATAGAGTCCCATTACAATATACACACCGATGTTAAGCCCTATAAATGTAATATTTGTGGGAAATCCTTTCGACAAAAGAACATTCTTACCACACATCAAGCAGCATTACATTTTGGCAAGAAAATCGAATGCGATGAATGTGGCAAGAAATTTGCACGACGTTCACAACTTATACTACATTATCGCATGCATCGCGATGAAAAACCATTTGTGTGCGAATACGAAGATTGCAAAGCGGCATTTAGGCAACGTCAACATTTGGTAgatcatttatttattcataccaATACAAAGAATTTCCAATGTCCCACATGCGATAAAGCATTCCAAACACGCAAACGTTTGCAGGACCATATATACAAAGTACACTCCTATCATCGTTATGTGTGTAACAAATGcgataaaatgttcttaaaacccCACAT gCTTAAAAATCATCTTAAAAATCACCATAAAATTGATGTCGACGATGTATCACATTTGAAGGTAATAGTTGACCCTGCCAAGCAAATgcaaaaataa